A genome region from Neofelis nebulosa isolate mNeoNeb1 chromosome 14, mNeoNeb1.pri, whole genome shotgun sequence includes the following:
- the RBM12B gene encoding RNA-binding protein 12B: MAVVIRLLGLPFIAGPVDIRHFFTGLTIPDGGVHIIGGEVGEAFIIFATDEDARRAISRSGGFIKDSSVELFLSSKAEMQKTIEMKRTDRIGRERPGSGASGAGSLSNFVEAIKEEASNSGYGSPINQDAGFHTNGTGHGDLRPRKTRPLKAENPYLFLRGLPYLVNEDDVRVFFSGLCVDGVIFLKHHDGRNNGDAIVKFASCIDASGGLKCHRSFMGSRFIEVMQGSEQQWIEFGGNAIKEVDIPMRTEEHSPPRGINDRHFRKRSHSKSPRRTRSRSPLGFYVHLKNLSLSINKRDLRNFFRDTDLTNEQIRFLYKDERRTRYAFVMFKTLKDYNTALGLHKTVLQYRPVHIDPVSRKQMLKFIECYEKKRPVSIEKERLGHISQKYSQEGYPGQKLCIYIRNFPFDVTKVEVQKFFADFSLAEDDIYLLYDDKGVGLGEALVKFKSEEQAMKAERLNRRRFLGTEVLLRLISEAQMQEFDVNFSLMSSERVQDHSQSRDRDDHSHSFDSSDPPIYSVGPSENFRHQQEDLRQLDNFKQTQGDFRQLDRSLPEDFRRSPEDFRRSPEDFRRPREEHFRRPLEDFRRPLEEDFRRPWEDFRYPREEDFRYPREEEWRRAPEEDFRRPSKEDFRRPLEEDWRRLPEEDWRRPPEGDFRRPLEEDWRRPPEDDFRRLPQGEWRRPPEEDFRRLPEEDFRRPPEEDFRRPPEEDFRRSPQEDFRRSPEEDFRRPPQEHFRRPAPEHLRRPPPEHFRRPPPEHFRRPPQEHFRRPPQEHFRRPPQEHFRRPPQEHLRRPREEDFRHPPDEDFRGLPDEDLRHPPDEDFRSPQEEDFRCPSDEDFRRLPEEDLREPPEEDPRLPDSFRPPGEEFRSPPDDFRSHRPFVNFGRPEGGKFDFGKRSMGSFPEGRFMPDPKLNCSSGRLTPIKIMNLPFKANVNEILDFFHGYRIIPDSVSIQYNEQGLPTGEAIVAMINYNEAMAAIKDLSDRPVGPRKVKLMLL, encoded by the coding sequence ATGGCTGTAGTCATCCGTTTACTGGGGCTTCCTTTTATTGCGGGGCCTGTGGATATTCGTCACTTCTTCACGGGATTGACTATTCCTGATGGAGGAGTGCATATAATTGGAGGGGAAGTTGGGgaggcttttattatttttgcaacaGATGAAGATGCAAGACGTGCCATAAGTCGTTCAGGAGGGTTTATCAAGGATTCATCTGTAGAGCTCTTTCTTAGTAGTAAGGCAGAAATGCAGAAGactatagaaatgaaaagaactgaTCGCATAGGAAGAGAGCGACCGGGATCTGGGGCATCAGGGGCTGGCAGCTTATCTAACTTTGTTGAGGCTATTAAAGAAGAAGCAAGTAATTCTGGATATGGCTCTCCAATTAATCAAGATGCTGGGTTTCATACTAATGGTACAGGACATGGTGATTTAAGGCCAAGAAAGACAAGGCCATTGAAGGCAGAGAATCCTTACTTGTTTCTGCGAGGTTTGCCTTACTTAGTAAATGAAGATGATGTACgtgtctttttttctggtttgtgtGTGGATGGCGTAATATTCTTAAAACATCACGATGGCCGAAATAATGGTGATGCCATAGTAAAATTTGCTTCATGTATTGATGCTTCAGGAGGTCTTAAATGTCATAGAAGTTTTATGGGTTCAAGATTTATAGAAGTAATGCAAGGCTCAGAACAACAGTGGATTGAGTTTGGTGGTAATGCAATTAAGGAGGTTGACATTCCTATGAGAACTGAAGAACATTCTCCACCAAGAGGAATTAATGATAGACATTTTCGAAAACGATCTCATTCAAAATCTCCCAGAAGAACACGTTCTCGTTCTCCTCTCGGATTTTATGTTCACTTAAAAAATCTGTCCCTAAGTATTAACAAAAGAGATTTAAGAAATTTCTTTAGAGATACTGATCTGACTAATGAACAGATTAGGTTTTTATATAAAGATGAAAGAAGAACAAGATATGCCTTTGTAATGTTCAAAACTCTGAAAGACTATAACACTGCTCTGGGTTTACATAAGACTGTTTTACAGTATCGTCCTGTTCATATTGATCCTGTTTCTAGAAAACAAATGCTGAAGTTCATTGAATGTTATGAAAAGAAAAGACCAGTGTCCATAGAAAAAGAGAGGCTTGGACATATTTCACAAAAATACTCTCAAGAAGGCTACCCTGGCCAgaaactgtgtatatatataagaaattttccttttgatgttACAAAAGTTGAAGTGCAAAAGTTCTTTGCAGACTTTTCTCTTGCAGAGGATGACATTTACTTACTTTATGATGACAAAGGAGTTGGTCTGGGAGAAGCATTGGTGAAATTCAAATCAGAAGAACAAGCCATGAAAGCCGAACGTTTAAACCGACGGAGATTCTTGGGGACAGAGGTATTGTTAAGACTTATATCTGAGGCACAAATGCAGGAGTTTGATGTAAATTTTTCCTTGATGTCCAGTGAGAGAGTGCAAGACCATTCACAGTCACGTGATAGAGATGACCATTCCCATTCTTTTGACTCCAGCGATCCACCAATATACTCAGTTGGTCCTTCTGAAAACTTCAGGCATCAGCAGGAGGACTTGAGGCAACTGGACAATTTCAAGCAAACCCAGGGGGATTTCCGACAGCTTGATAGGAGCCTTCCAGAAGATTTTAGGCGCTCCCCAGAGGACTTCAGGCGCTCCCCAGAAGACTTCAGGCGCCCTCGGGAGGAACACTTTAGGCGGCCTCTTGAGGATTTCAGGCGGCCTCTTGAGGAGGATTTCAGGCGTCCTTGGGAGGACTTCAGATACCCTCGGGAGGAGGACTTCAGGTACCCCAGAGAGGAGGAGTGGAGGCGGGCACCGGAGGAGGATTTCAGGCGGCCTTCCAAGGAGGATTTCAGGCGACCCCTCGAGGAGGACTGGAGGCGGCTCCCGGAGGAGGACTGGAGGAGGCCCCCGGAGGGAGACTTCAGGCGGCCTCTTGAGGAGGATTGGAGGCGGCCTCCTGAGGATGACTTTAGACGGCTTCCCCAAGGGGAGTGGAGACGACCACCTGAGGAGGACTTCAGGCGACTTCCCGAGGAGGACTTCAGGCGACCTCCGGAGGAAGATTTCAGGCGACCTCCCGAGGAGGATTTCAGGCGTTCTCCCCAGGAGGATTTCAGGCGTTCTCCCGAAGAAGATTTCAGGCGGCCGCCCCAGGAACACTTCAGGCGGCCGGCCCCGGAGCATCTCAGGCGTCCGCCCCCGGAGCACTTCAGGCGGCCGCCCCCAGAGCATTTCAGGCGACCGCCTCAGGAGCACTTCCGCCGGCCACCCCAGGAGCACTTCCGCCGGCCGCCTCAGGAGCATTTCCGGCGGCCACCCCAGGAACATTTAAGGCGCCCCCGAGAGGAGGATTTCAGGCACCCACCGGATGAAGATTTCAGAGGCCTTCCCGATGAAGACTTGAGGCATCCTCCTGATGAGGACTTCAGGAGCCCCCAGGAGGAAGATTTTAGATGCCCTTCTGATGAGGACTTCAGGCGGCTCCCGGAAGAAGACCTCAGGGAACCTCCAGAGGAGGACCCTAGACTTCCTGACAGTTTTAGACCTCCTGGTGAGGAGTTTAGGAGTCCACCCGATGACTTTAGAAGTCATCGTCCTTTTGTGAATTTTGGTCGCCCAGAAGGTGGCAAGTTTGATTTTGGAAAGCGCAGTATGGGGAGTTTTCCTGAGGGGAGATTCATGCCCGACCCAAAATTAAATTGTAGTTCAGGTAGACTAACACCTATTAAGATAATGAATCTTCCATTTAAAGCTAATGTTAACGAAATTCTAGACTTTTTCCATGGTTATAGAATCATACCTGATTCAGTTTCAATACAGTATAATGAGCAAGGGTTACCTACAGGGGAAGCCATTGTTGCTATGATAAACTATAATGAAGCTATGGCTGCTATTAAAGATCTAAGTGATAGGCCAGTTGGCCCACGCAAAGTTAAATTAATGTTGCTCTAG